One region of Drosophila teissieri strain GT53w chromosome 2L, Prin_Dtei_1.1, whole genome shotgun sequence genomic DNA includes:
- the LOC122626772 gene encoding transmembrane protein 222 isoform X1 has protein sequence MTTNPRPQRQLSEDVQISMGGSGGGAGDGVPDRLPPISEKDQRFPYCIVWTPIPVLTWMLPMIGHMGICTSSGVIRDFAGAYFVSEDNMAFGRPTRYLRLHPKYVEGGSYAWDEAVSKASVLYGTRIHNIFCDNCHSHVATALINMRYNNSTGWNMIILSMWLFVCGRYVGIGGFIKTWLPFAILLSICIILGIYF, from the coding sequence ATGACGACAAACCCAAGACCGCAGCGGCAACTGTCAGAGGACGTTCAGATCTCGATGGGCGGTTCCGGAGGAGGAGCCGGCGATGGCGTGCCAGACAGACTGCCTCCGATCAGTGAAAAGGACCAGCGCTTCCCCTACTGTATCGTGTGGACTCCCATACCAGTGCTTACCTGGATGTTGCCTATGATCGGACATATGGGCATTTGCACTTCGTCCGGGGTGATTCGTGACTTTGCCGGCGCCTACTTCGTATCGGAGGACAACATGGCGTTTGGGCGACCCACTCGGTACTTGAGGTTGCACCCCAAGTACGTGGAGGGCGGCAGTTACGCCTGGGATGAGGCGGTCTCCAAAGCATCAGTACTCTATGGCACCCGCATCCACAACATCTTCTGTGACAACTGCCACTCGCATGTGGCCACGGCACTCATCAACATGCgctacaacaacagcaccgGATGGAACATGATTATCCTCAGCATGTGGCTCTTTGTCTGCGGACGCTACGTTGGAATAGGGGGCTTTATCAAGACCTGGCTGCCGTTTGCAATTCTCCTGTCCATCTGCATCATTTTGGGCATCTATTTCTAA
- the LOC122625889 gene encoding tripartite motif-containing protein 45 produces the protein MSRENRSKIAFKRKTSIGNKNGQLMDYERIRGELEAVVPTPPPPPVVPPSASLGKLKIKLSSAKISLRKNSQTPQNNLQTAPLPDAVRRKSAPQLFTFSIAPKSESNSKIQLPSVPKLPGLAPKSSIRRSRTLGLSNGAPAGTSGTGLTSVEFGAQDRDSGSEPTSSLAGGGSSTSPESLLDNILSGASSVSVQSSSSSQVSNATVAHPIKAKEQLHPRRLLSLKASPELRVSPPTPDTTQPQVQMLPQLLLAMSPRPEAFDAPSPLTRSPTRSPAISPSVSPSPSITLRPSTPPENPIIFTDDLKCGICLDVYTDPRTLHCLHSFCLQCLVSENFKDESMWDQDQARSEEPSNYSLRSEMGGSSAELTATVSPARQRGASFTLRRKKSMDRLVIRSKSEGKRSTSSIGTRFTGSFASEVSTRCIRCHTCNYPTDLPLGGVRQLPQNYLLVRRIEALRLQAGEDVISRVWCSLCTEEISATYHCISCTLNLCTLCKEAHERQRSTASHRMRSILELRRARKQKQQQMGLGDSSKLVLRCGIHTNFELKAFCSQCRQLACTDCLVLLHKGHRHETISRAIGHQGKLLKEATDQTRPLCQYAEHSIERLNAIARGINDKCDDIQSQVERYMQQYMDALAVHRKTLLQQISRARESKVEVVLKQQLDLEKRTQQAMDAVRFSQELCEIGADVEILSYVTILLRRLEYCQQFKPPVDPKISDSLHFLPKIRAPSTRDQRDIPLYGIITMQVVEPGLCTLEWEGFSQLRLHKKADLLLHSRDADGVSLCHGGLEINCMLKYKDSSSKFLPVEVSDNRDGTYNISFTPDAQGTLILTITINDRPIKGGPFSFQARQVRPHTGIYHCCSFCSGKGNRNVMCSCEGRMPGYSGCGHGHAGHPGRRHWSCCGNVLENSECNVANKLLNS, from the exons ATGAGCAGGGAAAATCGCTCGAAAATCGCATTCAAGCGAAAAACGAGCATCGGGAACAAGAATGGCCAGTTAATGGATTACGAACGCATCCGCGGGGAGTTGGAGGCGGTGGTCCCAAccccacctcctcctccagttgTGCCACCCAGTGCATCCCTAGGAAAACTTAAGATAAAGTTGAGTTCGGCCAAGATTTCCCTACGAAAAAACTCGCAGACTCCGCAGAATAATCTACAGACCGCTCCCTTACCAGACGCAGTGCGTCGCAAATCAGCACCACAGCTTTTTACCTTCAGCATTGCCCCAAAGAGCGAATCGAATTCAAAAATACAACTACCCTCAGTGCCAAAGCTACCCGGCTTGGCACCAAAGAGCTCCATCCGAAGGTCGAGGACGTTGGGTTTGTCGAATGGTGCCCCAGCCGGAACATCTGGGACTGGGTTGACCAGTGTGGAATTTGGAGCGCAGGATAGGGACAGTGGCAGTGAGCCCACTAGCAGCTTGGCTGGAGGCGGTAGCTCTACTTCCCCTGAATCCCTACTGGATAACATACTCAGCGGGGCCTCCTCCGTTTCCGTACAAAGTAGTAGCAGCAGCCAGGTCAGTAATGCTACGGTGGCTCACCCCATAAAAGCAAAGGAGCAACTGCATCCCAGGAGGCTACTCAGCTTGAAGGCTTCTCCGGAGTTGAGAGTATCTCCTCCAACTCCAGACACTACTCAACCCCAGGTGCAAATGCTACCTCAACTTTTGCTTGCGATGTCTCCAAGACCGGAGGCCTTCGATGCACCATCACCACTGACTAGGAGTCCCACCCGATCTCCCGCAATTTCACCCTCTGTTTCACCATCACCCAGCATTACTCTGAGACCCAGTACTCCTCCCGAGAACCCTATAATCTTCACAGATGATCTCAAGTGCGGCATCTGCCTGGATGTTTACACTGATCCCAGGACACTGCACTGCTTGCATTCCTTCTGTCTCCAATGTCTGGTCAGCGAGAACTTCAAGGACGAATCCATGTGGGATCAGGACCAAGCCCGTAGCGAGGAGCCCTCGAACTATAGTTTAAGATCGGAGATGGGTGGATCTAGTGCGGAGCTCACTGCGACAGTATCACCCGCCAGGCAGCGAGGAGCCAGTTTTACGTTGAGAAGAAAGAAGTCCATGGATCGCCTTGTAATCAGG TCAAAAAGTGAAGGAAAGCGATCAACCAGTTCCATTGGCACCCGATTCACCGGAAGCTTTGCGAGCGAGGTATCCACCCGCTGCATCCGCTGCCATACATGTAACTATCCCACGGATCTTCCGTTAGGAGGAGTACGTCAGCTTCCACAGAACTACTTGCTAGTGAGACGCATTGAGGCCTTGCGACTACAGGCTGGGGAGGATGTAATCTCCAGGGTCTGGTGTTCTCTTTGCACAGAGGAGATAAGC GCCACCTACCACTGCATTAGCTGCACTTTAAACCTCTGCACATTGTGCAAGGAGGCACACGAAAGGCAAAGGAGCACCGCAAGCCACCGGATGCGAAGCATCCTGGAGCTTAGACGCGccagaaagcaaaaacaacagcagatGGGACTGGGAGACAGTAGCAAACTAGTGCTGCGATGTGGAATCCATACTAACTTTGAACTAAAGGCATTCTGCAGCCAATGCCGGCAACTGGCCTGCACTGACTGTTTGGTGCTCCTCCACAAAGGTCATCGACATGAGACCATTTCCCGGGCAATTGGACATCAGGGAAAACTACTCAAAGAAGCTACGGATCAAACACGTCCCCTCTGTCAATATGCGGAGCACTCCATCGAAAGGTTGAACGCCATAGCACGTGGAATTAACGACAAGTGTGACGACATCCAGAGTCAAGTGGAGCGGTATATGCAGCAGTACATGGATGCTCTGGCAGTCCATCGCAAGACTCTGCTCCAGCAAATCAGCAGAGCTAGAGAGTCCAAAGTGGAGGTGGTACTCAAGCAGCAACTTGATTTGG AGAAACGCACTCAGCAGGCCATGGATGCGGTGAGATTTAGCCAAGAGCTGTGCGAGATTGGTGCTGATGTGGAGATTCTCAGTTATGTGACTATACTTCTAAGGCGTTTGGAGTACTGTCAGCAATTTAAGCCGCCCGTGGATCCCAAG ATATCCGACTCGCTTCACTTCCTTCCAAAAATACGCGCCCCGTCGACGAGGGACCAGCGCGATATCCCTCTTTATGGCATCATCACCATGCAGGTGGTGGAGCCTGGCTTATGCACCTTGGAATGGGAGGGATTTTCGCAGCTGCGCCTCCACAAAAAAGCGGATCTACTGCTTCACTCCAGAGATGCCGATGGGGTTTCACTCTGCCACGGTGGCCTGGAGATCAACTGCATGCTCAAGTACAAGGACTCGAGCTCCAAGTTCCTACCTGTGGAGGTGTCGGACAATCGGGATGGCACCTACAACATATCCTTTACCCCGGATGCCCAGGGCACATTGATTCTTACAATCACCATTAACGACAGGCCCATCAAGGGAGGTCCTTTCAGCTTCCAGGCACGTCAGGTTCGGCCGCATACGGGCATCTACCACTGCTGTTCTTTCTGTTCCGGAAAGGGCAACCGGAACGTAATGTGCTCATGTGAGGGTCGCATGCCTGGGTATAGTGGCTGCGGTCATGGACATGCTGGACATCCAGGGAGACGTCACTGGTCCTGCTGCGGTAATGTCCTAGAGAACTCGGAATGCAATGTGGCCAACAAACTGTTAAATTCCTAA
- the LOC122611875 gene encoding metallophosphoesterase 1 homolog isoform X2, whose translation MRFLYACFVIVLCALIFCEYVADFVVLQKCKWPEIKRKKYVDDPLRAMILADPHLLGPHRGHWLDKLYREWHMTRAFQAASRLFQPDVVFVLGDLFDEGDMVSDKQFQEYVWRYLKMFHLPPGIPLISVAGNHDVGFHYKMHPFFMSRFESYLNNSSVNLYTIKQIHFVVINSMAMEADGCMFCTQAEDQLKNISRTLHCMKYPLEAECARTRRHPYSQPILLQHFPTYRISDTMCEEHDAPYIEAFRERFHVLSKDATDMLGELLKPRLAFAGHSHHYCHSVNRLGIDEYTVASFSWRNKVNPSFMLATITPDDYVVSKCKMLPQQFVFNSYLSAGFLCLIVIGFQLRKCIQRRRQSSAAEHRKAN comes from the exons ATGCGATTTCTTTACGCATGTTTTGTGATTGTGCTCTGCGCCCTGATCTTCTGCGAGTATGTGGCGGACTTTGTGGTGCTGCAAAAGTGCAAGTGGCCGGAGATAAAGCGCAAGAAGTATGTGGACGATCCGCTTAGAGCAATGATTCTGGCGGATCCGCATCTCCTAGGACCGCATCGCGGCCACTGGCTGGACAAGCTCTACCGGGAGTGGCATATGACGCGGGCGTTTCAGGCTGCATCACGTCTGTTCCAGCCAGACGTGGTCTTCGTCCTGGGTGATTTGTTCGATGAGGGCGACATGGTCAGCGACAAGCAGTTCCAGGAATATGTTTGGCGCTACCTGAAGATGTTCCACCTACCACCGGGAATTCCGCTCATCAGTGTTGCCGGAAATCATGACGTGGGCTTCCATTACAA AATGCATCCATTTTTTATGTCGCGCTTCGAAAGCTATCTAAACAACTCCTCGGTTAATCTGTACACCATTAAGCAGATCCATTTTGTGGTGATCAATTCGATGGCTATGGAAGCCGATGGCTGCATGTTTTGCACCCAGGCCGAGGATCAGTTGAAAAACATTTCGCGAACATTGCACTGCATGAAGTATCCGCTAGAGGCCGAGTGCGCCCGCACCAGGCGGCATCCATACAGCCAGCCAATTCTATTGCAGCACTTCCCTACATACCGCATTTCGGATACCATGTGCGAGGAACACGATGCTCCGTACATCGAGGCGTTTCGAGAGCGGTTTCATGTGCTCTCCAAGGATGCCACGGATATGCTGGGAGAGCTGCTTAAACCTAGGCTGGCATTCGCCGGCCATTCACATCATTATTGTCACAGTGTAAATCGGCTGGGAATCGATGAATATACGGTGGCCTCTTTCAGCTGGCGAAACAAAGTCAATCCCAGCTTTATGCTG GCCACTATAACCCCCGATGACTATGTGGTGTCCAAGTGCAAAATGCTCCCACAGCAGTTTGTCTTCAATAGCTATCTGAGTGCTGGCTTTCTTTGTCTAATTGTCATCGGGTTCCAGTTACGAAAATGCATCCAAAGAAGAAGACAGTCGTCTGCTGCAGAGCATCGGAAGGCTAATTA A
- the LOC122626772 gene encoding transmembrane protein 222 isoform X2, with amino-acid sequence MGGSGGGAGDGVPDRLPPISEKDQRFPYCIVWTPIPVLTWMLPMIGHMGICTSSGVIRDFAGAYFVSEDNMAFGRPTRYLRLHPKYVEGGSYAWDEAVSKASVLYGTRIHNIFCDNCHSHVATALINMRYNNSTGWNMIILSMWLFVCGRYVGIGGFIKTWLPFAILLSICIILGIYF; translated from the coding sequence ATGGGCGGTTCCGGAGGAGGAGCCGGCGATGGCGTGCCAGACAGACTGCCTCCGATCAGTGAAAAGGACCAGCGCTTCCCCTACTGTATCGTGTGGACTCCCATACCAGTGCTTACCTGGATGTTGCCTATGATCGGACATATGGGCATTTGCACTTCGTCCGGGGTGATTCGTGACTTTGCCGGCGCCTACTTCGTATCGGAGGACAACATGGCGTTTGGGCGACCCACTCGGTACTTGAGGTTGCACCCCAAGTACGTGGAGGGCGGCAGTTACGCCTGGGATGAGGCGGTCTCCAAAGCATCAGTACTCTATGGCACCCGCATCCACAACATCTTCTGTGACAACTGCCACTCGCATGTGGCCACGGCACTCATCAACATGCgctacaacaacagcaccgGATGGAACATGATTATCCTCAGCATGTGGCTCTTTGTCTGCGGACGCTACGTTGGAATAGGGGGCTTTATCAAGACCTGGCTGCCGTTTGCAATTCTCCTGTCCATCTGCATCATTTTGGGCATCTATTTCTAA
- the LOC122611874 gene encoding sodium-coupled monocarboxylate transporter 2 yields MEAVAKKGMENYRFGSVDYAVFLGMIVLSTSTGIYFGCIKKSKVKLEEAEPTLPTTTPQRRKHDFGSEKMSEYLLGSRNLKVFPVAMSLIASYISGVTILGTTSEIYNYGTQYWFIAIAIVLQGIAVSYVYIPVFSALQVGSSYEYLEMRFHSVVRSIASFMFILDEILFLPFIVYVPAIALNQVSGINLHVIAVVIVVVCVFYTFVGGIKAVVHTDAWQVLVMFLSVLAVAILATVYANGLNVLFDDAAKGGRLIFNNTNPSPYVRHTVWSVLIGGFSYWTSFNAVNQTMVQRYMSLPSLKKARASMAIFTIGVAAFVSVCCYVGLLIYEMYKDCDPLSAGLITHDDQLLPLFVVQSVGHIYGMSGLFIAGIFGAALSSLSVVLNSTSLVILEDIVRGCFKMRPSEKASTILVKSTVIVLGLVALSLVFVLEQLSGILSICTSMTAIAAGTTFGLFTLGMLVPWANTVGTAVGGIASALLAGWISFGTQFTIAAGELNSQKLPVSVDGCVGNVTLRENIWVDEEQVFPLYRLSYHWINPIGVATVIVVGALVSLVTKPTDMKTLDPDLISPVIHRFLPKECFSGRNLHAHAHKNLLNVS; encoded by the exons ATGGAAGCG GTGGCTAAGAAGGGCATGGAAAACTACAGATTCGGCAGTGTGGACTATGCGGTTTTCCTGGGCATGATCGTATTATCCACCAGCACGGGAATCTATTTCGGGTGCATCAA GAAGAGCAAGGTGAAGCTCGAGGAGGCGGAACCCACTCTGCCGACCACCACGCCACAAAGGCGAAAACACGATTTCGGATCGGAGAAGATGAGCGAGTATCTGCTCGGGTCACGCAATCTGAAAGTTTTCCCTGTTGCTATGAGTCTGATAGCCAG CTACATATCGGGCGTCACCATACTGGGCACTACCTCTGAAATCTACAATTATGGCACACAATATTGGTTTATAGCGATCGCAATAGTGCTCCAAGGCATTGCCGTCTCCTACGTCTATATACCAGTATTCTCGGCTCTTCAAGTAGGCTCTTCCTATGAG TACTTAGAGATGCGCTTTCATTCGGTGGTACGAAGTATTGCATCCTTCATGTTTATTCTGGATGAG ATTCTGTTTCTGCCTTTCATTGTGTATGTACCAGCTATAGCTCTGAATCAGG TATCGGGCATTAATCTCCATGTGATTGCAGTGGTAATTGTGGTCGTGTGTGTTTTCTACACATTTGTC GGAGGAATCAAAGCAGTGGTCCACACAGATGCTTGGCAAGTGCTGGTCATGTTCCTTTCCGTTCTTGCTGTGGCTATTTTGGCCACTGTCTATGCAAATGGCTTAAATGTCCTCTTTGATGATGCTGCCAAAGGTGGCCGATTGATCTTTAACAATACAAACCCATCGCCTTATGTACGGCACACTGTTTGGAGCGTTCTCATCGGGGGGTTCTCTTACTGGACCTCATTCAATGCTGTCAACCAGACCATGGTTCAGCGTTACATGTCTCTTCCATCGCTGAAAAAGGCTCGTGCTTCTATGGCTATTTTTACAATTGGTGTCGCTGCTTTCGTCTCTGTTTGTTGTTATGTGGGACTGTTAATCTATGAGATGTATAAAGATTGTGACCCTCTAAGTGCGGGACTAATTACG CACGACGATCAACTGCTGCCGCTTTTTGTCGTCCAGAGTGTGGGTCACATCTATGGTATGTCTGGTTTGTTTATAGCTGGAATATTTGGAGCTGCCTTGAGTTCACTTTCCGTGGTTCTAAACTCAACATCCTTGGTAATCCTGGAGGATATAGTTCGCGGCTGCTTCAAGATGCGACCAAGTGAAAAAGCCTCAACCATTCTTGTCAAGTCAACTGTTATAGTTCTTGGCTTGGTGGCCCTTTCACTGGTGTTTGTCCTGGAACAACTGAGTGGAATCCTGAGCATTTGCACTTCAATGACGGCCATTGCAGCTGGAACCACTTTTGGCCTGTTTACCCTGGGAATGCTCGTTCCCTGGGCCAATACCGTAGGCACTGCTGTGGGCGGAATTGCAAGTGCTCTGCTCGCCGGGTGGATATCTTTCGGTACGCAGTTTACCATTGCAGCGGGTGAATTAAATTCTCAAAAGCTTCCCGTGTCCGTGGACGGATGCGTGGGCAATGTGACCCTTCGGGAAAATATATGGGTAGATGAGGAGCAAGTTTTTCCACTGTACCGACTGTCCTACCACTGGATAAATCCCATTGGCGTGGCCACAGTCATAGTGGTTGGTGCACTAGTCTCCCTTGTGACCAAACCCACAGATATGAAAACTCTAGACCCGGATTTAATATCACCAGTGATTCACAG ATTCCTTCCAAAAGAGTGCTTTAGTGGTCGCAATCTCCATGCGCATGCGCACAAAAACCTTCTTAACGTCTCCTAA
- the LOC122626802 gene encoding LOW QUALITY PROTEIN: RNA polymerase II transcriptional coactivator (The sequence of the model RefSeq protein was modified relative to this genomic sequence to represent the inferred CDS: inserted 2 bases in 1 codon): MPKTKKQDSXDSDSGPDDRNKPASKKAKESAAPKSARRDSGGDSATTWTLEGLRQVRINEFRGRKMVDIREFYEKGGETLPGKKGISLSVKQWKKLLEVAEEVTRAVEN, from the exons atgcccaaaacaaaaaagcaggATTC GGATAGCGATAGCGGGCCAGATGAT CGAAACAAGCCGGCAAGCAAGAAGGCTAAGGAATCAGCTGCTCCAAAGTCAGCTCGTCGAGATTCAGGCGGAGATAGCGCAACCACTTGGACCCTGGAGGGTCTTCGCCAGGTGCGAATCAATGAGTTCCGCGGTCGCAAAATGGTGGACATTCGAGAGTTCTACGAAAAGGGCGGCGAAACTCTGCCCGGCAAGAAGGGCATCTCCCTATCTGTAAAGCAGTGGAAGAAACTGCTCGAAGTGGCTGAAGAAGTCACCCGCGCCGTCGAGAATTAA
- the LOC122625186 gene encoding heterochromatin protein 1, whose product MGKKIDNPESSVKGSDGEEEEEYAVEKIIDRRVRKGKVEYYLKWKGYPETENTWEPENNLDCQDLIQQYEASRKDEEKSAASKKDRPSSSTKAKETPGRASTSASTASKRKSEEPTAPAANKSKRTTEAEQDTIPVSGSTGFDRGLEAEKILGASDNNGRLTFLIQFKGVDQAEMVPSSVANQKIPQMVIHFYEERLSWYSDNED is encoded by the exons atgggcAAGAAAATCGACAACCCTGAGAGCTCGGTAAAGGGTTCCGacggcgaggaggaggaggagtacgCAGTGGAGAAGATCATCGACAGGCGTGTGCGGAAGGGAAAG GTGGAGTACTATCTCAAATGGAAGGGCTACCCGGAAACTGAGAACACCTGGGAGCCGGAGAACAATCTTGACTGCCAGGACCTAATCCAGCAGTACGAGGCGAGCCGCAAGGATGAG GAAAAGTCAGCGGCCTCCAAAAAGGATcgtcccagcagcagcaccaaggCCAAGGAAACTCCGGGACGCGCCAGCACTTCAGCGTCCACAGCAAGCAAGCGAAAGTCCGAAGAACCAACAG cgcCCGCTGCCAACAAATCAAAACGTACCACAGAAGCAGAGCAGGACACCATACCCGTTTCAGGCTCTACCGGATTCGATCGCGGCCTGGAGGCTGAGAAGATCCTGGGAGCCTCCGACAATAATGGCCGCCTGACATTCCTCATTCAGTTCAAAGGCGTGGACCAGGCAGAAATGGTGCCGTCCTCTGTGGCCAATCAAAAAATCCCGCAGATGGTCATCCACTTCTACGAGGAACGCCTATCCTGGTACTCGGATAACGAGGATTAA
- the LOC122611875 gene encoding metallophosphoesterase 1 homolog isoform X1 encodes MRFLYACFVIVLCALIFCEYVADFVVLQKCKWPEIKRKKYVDDPLRAMILADPHLLGPHRGHWLDKLYREWHMTRAFQAASRLFQPDVVFVLGDLFDEGDMVSDKQFQEYVWRYLKMFHLPPGIPLISVAGNHDVGFHYKMHPFFMSRFESYLNNSSVNLYTIKQIHFVVINSMAMEADGCMFCTQAEDQLKNISRTLHCMKYPLEAECARTRRHPYSQPILLQHFPTYRISDTMCEEHDAPYIEAFRERFHVLSKDATDMLGELLKPRLAFAGHSHHYCHSVNRLGIDEYTVASFSWRNKVNPSFMLATITPDDYVVSKCKMLPQQFVFNSYLSAGFLCLIVIGFQLRKCIQRRRQSSAAEHRKAN; translated from the exons ATGCGATTTCTTTACGCATGTTTTGTGATTGTGCTCTGCGCCCTGATCTTCTGCGAGTATGTGGCGGACTTTGTGGTGCTGCAAAAGTGCAAGTGGCCGGAGATAAAGCGCAAGAAGTATGTGGACGATCCGCTTAGAGCAATGATTCTGGCGGATCCGCATCTCCTAGGACCGCATCGCGGCCACTGGCTGGACAAGCTCTACCGGGAGTGGCATATGACGCGGGCGTTTCAGGCTGCATCACGTCTGTTCCAGCCAGACGTGGTCTTCGTCCTGGGTGATTTGTTCGATGAGGGCGACATGGTCAGCGACAAGCAGTTCCAGGAATATGTTTGGCGCTACCTGAAGATGTTCCACCTACCACCGGGAATTCCGCTCATCAGTGTTGCCGGAAATCATGACGTGGGCTTCCATTACAA AATGCATCCATTTTTTATGTCGCGCTTCGAAAGCTATCTAAACAACTCCTCGGTTAATCTGTACACCATTAAGCAGATCCATTTTGTGGTGATCAATTCGATGGCTATGGAAGCCGATGGCTGCATGTTTTGCACCCAGGCCGAGGATCAGTTGAAAAACATTTCGCGAACATTGCACTGCATGAAGTATCCGCTAGAGGCCGAGTGCGCCCGCACCAGGCGGCATCCATACAGCCAGCCAATTCTATTGCAGCACTTCCCTACATACCGCATTTCGGATACCATGTGCGAGGAACACGATGCTCCGTACATCGAGGCGTTTCGAGAGCGGTTTCATGTGCTCTCCAAGGATGCCACGGATATGCTGGGAGAGCTGCTTAAACCTAGGCTGGCATTCGCCGGCCATTCACATCATTATTGTCACAGTGTAAATCGGCTGGGAATCGATGAATATACGGTGGCCTCTTTCAGCTGGCGAAACAAAGTCAATCCCAGCTTTATGCTG GCCACTATAACCCCCGATGACTATGTGGTGTCCAAGTGCAAAATGCTCCCACAGCAGTTTGTCTTCAATAGCTATCTGAGTGCTGGCTTTCTTTGTCTAATTGTCATCGGGTTCCAGTTACGAAAATGCATCCAAAGAAGAAGACAGTCGTCTGCTGCAGAGCATCGGAAGGCTAATTAG
- the LOC122611875 gene encoding metallophosphoesterase 1 homolog isoform X3 produces the protein MRFLYACFVIVLCALIFCEYVADFVVLQKCKWPEIKRKKYVDDPLRAMILADPHLLGPHRGHWLDKLYREWHMTRAFQAASRLFQPDVVFVLGDLFDEGDMVSDKQFQEYVWRYLKMFHLPPGIPLISVAGNHDVGFHYKMHPFFMSRFESYLNNSSVNLYTIKQIHFVVINSMAMEADGCMFCTQAEDQLKNISRTLHCMKYPLEAECARTRRHPYSQPILLQHFPTYRISDTMCEEHDAPYIEAFRERFHVLSKDATDMLGELLKPRLAFAGHSHHYCHSVNRLGIDEYTVASFSWRNKVNPSFMLATITPDDYVVSKCKMLPQQFVFNSYLSAGFLCLIVIGFQLRKCIQRRRQSSAAEHRKANYLD, from the exons ATGCGATTTCTTTACGCATGTTTTGTGATTGTGCTCTGCGCCCTGATCTTCTGCGAGTATGTGGCGGACTTTGTGGTGCTGCAAAAGTGCAAGTGGCCGGAGATAAAGCGCAAGAAGTATGTGGACGATCCGCTTAGAGCAATGATTCTGGCGGATCCGCATCTCCTAGGACCGCATCGCGGCCACTGGCTGGACAAGCTCTACCGGGAGTGGCATATGACGCGGGCGTTTCAGGCTGCATCACGTCTGTTCCAGCCAGACGTGGTCTTCGTCCTGGGTGATTTGTTCGATGAGGGCGACATGGTCAGCGACAAGCAGTTCCAGGAATATGTTTGGCGCTACCTGAAGATGTTCCACCTACCACCGGGAATTCCGCTCATCAGTGTTGCCGGAAATCATGACGTGGGCTTCCATTACAA AATGCATCCATTTTTTATGTCGCGCTTCGAAAGCTATCTAAACAACTCCTCGGTTAATCTGTACACCATTAAGCAGATCCATTTTGTGGTGATCAATTCGATGGCTATGGAAGCCGATGGCTGCATGTTTTGCACCCAGGCCGAGGATCAGTTGAAAAACATTTCGCGAACATTGCACTGCATGAAGTATCCGCTAGAGGCCGAGTGCGCCCGCACCAGGCGGCATCCATACAGCCAGCCAATTCTATTGCAGCACTTCCCTACATACCGCATTTCGGATACCATGTGCGAGGAACACGATGCTCCGTACATCGAGGCGTTTCGAGAGCGGTTTCATGTGCTCTCCAAGGATGCCACGGATATGCTGGGAGAGCTGCTTAAACCTAGGCTGGCATTCGCCGGCCATTCACATCATTATTGTCACAGTGTAAATCGGCTGGGAATCGATGAATATACGGTGGCCTCTTTCAGCTGGCGAAACAAAGTCAATCCCAGCTTTATGCTG GCCACTATAACCCCCGATGACTATGTGGTGTCCAAGTGCAAAATGCTCCCACAGCAGTTTGTCTTCAATAGCTATCTGAGTGCTGGCTTTCTTTGTCTAATTGTCATCGGGTTCCAGTTACGAAAATGCATCCAAAGAAGAAGACAGTCGTCTGCTGCAGAGCATCGGAAGGCTAATTA TTTAGACTAG
- the LOC122626800 gene encoding cytidine deaminase, with protein MTQVFINGARDDLNVREFQSLDPSIQELILAATEARKQAYCPYSNFAVGAALRTSDGTIYSGCNIENGAYATCICAERTAAVKAISEGKRDFVACAVVAQQDNGFTTPCGVCRQFLSEFVNGKDIPLYAAKPTNLPLRVLCTSVLQLLPNGFSFTNGK; from the exons ATGACACAGGTGTTTATCAATGGTGCCAGAGACGATCTCAATGTACGGGAGTTCCAGAGCCTGG ATCCTTCGATTCAGGAGCTCATCCTGGCGGCCACGGAAGCTAGGAAACAGGCATATTGTCCGTACAGTAACTTTGCAGTAGGAGCTGCCCTGAGGACAAGCGATGGCACCATATATTCCGGTTGCAACATTGAAAACGGGGCGTATGCCAcctgcatttgtgcggagcGCACTGCAGCCGTCAAGGCCATCAG tgaAGGCAAACGCGACTTTGTGGCTTGTGCAGTGGTGGCCCAGCAGGATAATGGCTTCACCACGCCCTGCGGCGTCTGCCGGCAGTTCCTCTCGGAGTTCGTCAACGGCAAGGACATCCCCCTGTACGCCGCCAAGCCGACCAATCTTCCATTGAGGGTACTCTGCACCAGCGTTCTCCAACTGCTGCCCAACGGCTTCAGCTTCACGAACGGAAAATAG